TGCAGTGCTATCATCCAGTACTTCAGTTCGCCATGCCTTCTTCCTTACTGTATCCCTGGTCAAGATTCAGATTCACACAGAGATTCTGATTGGTTCAGCCTGAGACAAGTGCTTGTCTCTAGACGACAGTAACTTTACCTAAGAGGGATATAGGAAATTAAAATTGTTCCAGCCCCTCTGGTGAGGGGAGCAAGGCAGAAGAGAACAAGGTGGGAGGTGGAAGAAACTATACTGAGCTGACCAAAGAATAGCAACCATGCATTCATTTATCCAGCCATTATTTAATAAGTGCATCCTGTGTGTCACTTGTTGTTCTAAATGGTAAGAATATAGTGATGAAGATAAAGCCCGTACTTTCATGAAGAGTACATGTACACTCTACCCTTAGAACTGTAGGAACACAGGAATGACATTTACTCCAGACAATGAGTTTTAGAGATGTTTCATAAAGGTGCTGATATCTTAATTTAGACTTAAAAGCTGAATAAGAAttagccacatttaaaaaaataattttatttcaggaaCCTCAATTTTTGACAGTTACAGCCAACAAGCAAATATCTTGACCCAGCTCTATTATTAACCTTTGCTCATAATTTCAGCTTAGCGGTACTAGCTGTACACTTCTGTAAGGCCCAAATCATCAGTGAGGTCACTAGTAGTAGATCTTAGTAGACTTCATATTTTTTCCTGAAGCTTGTATTTTCCTGATCCCATCCTTCCCTCTTTACACATATATGGAGAAATATAAATGTTAGGGATATGTATACCTAAGAGGAGAAACAGAACACTTTTACAAATCTAGAGAATTTAATGcctataattaatatatatttataagcaGATACATACTTAATAGTAGAAACAGTCAATGCATATTAACCATATGTAGGTCTGGTCTTATGTCTCcttattaaaaattcataaattgtTGTACTTTGGCATCTGTACCTGCttcaatatttcttcatttttcaaaactgGGTTACTctgtcatattttatataaattttgttaaaattgtgTGCTAAGTGTCAGTAAAATACAGATATCATTAAAGTAAAGACGcagaatataaatgtaaaagattTTAATGACTCAAGGAATTGGcggatttattttttgtctgaggTTGTCAGAAATGTGACTAGCTACGAGGGTACTTATAAATAAAACTTGATTTATGTATGTCATGGAAAGATTCTTAAGTTTGTGAAAAGAATTACCTTCCATTTCCTTCAAATAAGAATGTCATATTCCTGTCTATATTTTAGAGGTAATCCTAGAATATTAGAGTTGGCACTAGGTCtctttaaagcagtgtttttAAAACTGGTTGTCACCTATTATTATATCATAAAATCAATATAGCCAGTTACATGcaacattttccttttgttaatgAAATGCATTGTAATAGAAAACAGCTTGTATGGTTCCTAGTAAGGGTAAGTATGATTTCATGCCATTCTTGTCTtaattatatatgtttgtgttgtatatgtgtatatatatactagaTTACAAcatcaaatgttatttcttacaAGGGTTACAGTCAgaagtttgaaaaagaaaaaaaaactattcaccTAGACATTATCTTGTCCAGTCCACACATTTTTATAAGTGAGGAAGCTATCCTACAGAAATGTCTACTAGTTATTGCGCTATCTGGACTACAACCAAGTAAACTAAAGTGTGACTATAAAGATGTCCGAGTAGGAATCAGAAGAAAGATCCGAGTCCTGTCTCAGTATTTACCCAGTTGTGACGTTGAAcaagtcatttatttttcttgagcatCAAAATTTCCTTTTGTATGTAGAAAAAGGTGGAGGAAATGAGGGAAATAGATATGGCTAATTTGATCATCTCATaagattattaaataatatttaataatctgTTGTGATGATGCATGTGAACGGGCTTTATAAATTATCAAATGTTATATTAATATAAGGTGATACTTAATTTTACTATTAGAATCATGTCAGCTCATTGCTAAGCATGTAGAAAACGTGGAAACATTTGTTGAATCaatacagaaacaaatattttaatgcagtAATAGGAATTCAAGTATAAAATCAAACAAGgtaagtgttttgttgttgttgttctttaacGCACATTGAACTTTGTGAAACCTATTTACAtcgtgtatatgtatgtatatttcttttgaaaGGAATTGGTCCAGATGGTCATATCGCTTTCAATGAGCCTGGATCCAGTTTAGTATCAAGGACAAGATTAAAGACTCTAGCAATGGATACCATCTTGGCAAATGCCAAATATTTTGATGGAGATTTATCAAAAGTGCCAACTATGGCTCTAACTGTTGGTGTGGGGACAGTGATGGATGCTAGAGAAGTAAGCATTAAatgttctttgttgtttttcctttgatgtcaatgtattaatattttgtagGGGTTATGATGCTGAATAAGTGATATTTTGATTGCATTCTCTTTGCAGTAtaaattgttttctagttttcagtaACTAACTTTTGTCAATCTCACTGACATGTTTAGGGATCAATTAAGTCTTTTGAAGCTGTAAACTAAGAATTAAGCACCACCACTTTTGAGGTGCTACTTGCCTGTTCCTGCTCCAGTTTGAGGTCCTAAAATCTTAACTGATCAcatggtttgttttttattgtaagtGTCTCATGAAAGGACTGTTGGGACAATGATGCATTGCTAGTTACACAACATCTTTTTTGGAGCTCTCAGGATGATTTAAATGCTTTTTTACTGTATGTTATGTAGGATGATAGAGCCCTGTTGGTTCCCAGGAGAAAAGGAACTCAGCTGGGGCTGCAACTATTCTACATTTGGTATATTTAAGCATGGAAGAGCTCTGAACAGCAGACCCTGTgtaatttaagttttttttaaattgggctgTCATTTTCTTCCTTGAGAATACAGAACAAATTGTAGTCAGTTCATGGTTGTATGTAGTTAAATTATATGGAAACCCAGAACTTTGTTCCTTCCTGGTAGCCAGATTGGACAGGTTCAGAGGAAAAATGTATAGACAAGGTATGATGAATAAGtaacttatcttttttcttttcttccttaagaATACAGAAAAGATTAACTTATCTTTTCTTCCTTGAGAATACAGAACAAATTGTAGTCAGTTCATGGTAATATGTAGTTAAATTATATGGAAACCCAGAACTCTGTTCCTTTTTGGTAGCCAGATTGGACAGGTTCAGAGGAAAAAACTATAGACAAGGTATGATGAATAAGTAACTTATCTTGATACAATTAAACTTGAACATACAAATAGATACAAACTGTCAATCAAAATATATGAGAAACCTAAAAAtcataggtatatgaaaaaagaaCTTTCAAGGACTGAAATTTCATAGTCAATAAGTTGAGAAAAGGATTTTAGAGCaatcttatttctaaaatatgaaaCTGAGTTATGTAATACATTACATTTAACAAGATGTAATACAGTTTTTAATGCTGATTTTTAGAACAAACAATTACTCAAATACTAAGTTTTTTTCTTTGGGTCAGTTTTTGCctagacaggagtgcagtggtgtgattacagctcacagcagcctcaacctcctggactcaagagatcttcccaccccagcctcctaagtagctgggacttcaggcgcacactaccatgcctggctgatttttcaatttttttttttttttttttttggaagtgacaaggtctcactatgctgcccaggctaatttcctcatttattaaaaattacatttgacTTAAAAATTCCAACCAGGAAGGGATATGGAGGATTTAATATGAGGTTATAAATTTTTGTAAATCATTTATATCAGTTTATGGGATGATTAAATGTTGATTATTCTTTAGCTTTTTCATAACCTTTTAAAATAGTGTTACTGCGACATTTAAGTAGCATAAAGCTGTATCAGTGCAACATCTGCCTGAGCACTGGTTCTCAAACATTAGTGTACATAAGGATCACCTGGTATCCACACCTAGATTGATTCTTTAAATTTAGGGATTCTGCAGTTTGAACAAGCATACCAAATTATTCCATATAGTTTGTCCTTTCCCATGATATGAGAAATAATCTCCTTGAGAGTAGAACAGATATAACTAATCACAGATCAAGTCTATTTAGAGAGCAATTTGTTTTATCTACACTTTAGCTGTAAACACCAATAATGAATTCTTCATCCTATAAGCTTCCAGCAGCCGCCTTTAAACTCCACTCCCTTCATAACGTTAATGGTACTTTTCTTGCCAATAAAAgtttggttgtctttttttttctcagtatatATACTTGATGTTGAGATTTCTTGCCACCTGTCCCATTTCCTTTTTATAGAGTGTGCTTCAATAATGAAAAGACTTAGCTCATATTGTCTAATTGTTAGAACTTTTACAAGAGGAATGTAATTGTTAATTGCTAAGAATATGGGATGTAGAATAAAACTGCTTGTTTGTATCTTACCaaaaccttgggcaagttacagaatatgcctcagtttccttatctttaaaatatgaataagaatAGCATTTCTCTCATGTTGGTTTTGAGGAGTTGATGTAATTCAAGGAGAGTGCCGAGTATTTCCTCCCATTTTAGGTCTAGTTACAAAATATGTAATACAAagtttgttataaatattttagaactaCAGCagttttaacattcttttttaaaacaattgtaatgaggaaaaaaatgtttaaagatgtaTTACAttacaaaaatgtgtgtgtagATGAGGTGTTAAGTGGGATCAGTTTCCAGCTGAAAGATGATAAAGACAAGATTCTGACACATACATTCACATTTGCAACATGTCATTGCATTATTTCATTGGCAGTTAGGGACTGAGGACCAAGATCTTGGATTTTCTGTAGCTTATAAGGGTAATATCAGTCATATGTGCTTATAAGACAGTTCCTGTGTTTAAATAGATCCCTAATCCTTCTTTAAATCCAGTTTTTATTCTGAGTCAACTTTGAATAGCACATGTTCAGTGAAATGCTCTTCAGGCGTTTCTTGGTAACTCTTCAAATTATCTATTGTTTTAGAGTCTTTGCTTTTCTGGCATAATATCTATTTCTTATCTAGACTACAGCAATTTGGTGTATCATTCTACATTGTATACATTATTCATAGATTTGTAAGTCTGCTTTTGCAAGACAGTCCTTTTTCTTCATTGTCCCAGGTTTCTTTTATACATCATTTACTGTGTTAATAATTACAGGTATTATAATGTTTGCACTAATACCCCATAAGAAGgtattgttttgctttgttaaaCTAGAAGCAACATTTTGTGCTTGTtaccttaaaaagtaaaaataaataccttgAACTATGATGTGGagctatgtatttttctttttctctcagaaAAAATATTGGTGCTGaagtccttgttttttttttttaaaaaaaaatagagctcaTTACTCATTTGGAACAAGTTTTACCAATTGGTGTTCATAATTTTTCAGGTAATGATCCTCATAACAGGGGCACACAAGGCATTTGCCCTGTACAAAGCAATAGAAGAAGGAGTCAATCACATGTGGACTGTTTCCGCTTTCCAGCAGCATCCCCGAactatttttgtatgtgatgaaGATGCTACTTTAGAATTAAGAGTTAAAACTGTGAAATACTTTAAAGGTGAGCACTGAATTTCAAAAGCCGACTGAGATATTCTGTTGTGGATGAAAATTGAAACTTACTGTGACTGTGGAGTTAAATCTCACACTGTGAAGTGTTGAAAAGTGGCAACACACAGCTGGTTCTTTCAAGGAATGGAAAGTTCTCAGATAATACTGTCTTCAAAGTAGtacctattttttttgtttttcatgaagaatctcttcagtttctattttcagtaaacattttttcttgaaaTCCAAGGTTTAATAATTTACTTTCATATTGAATATATAAGACCAAATAACccaaaagaaaatgtatctttGTTCATTCTggatttcttttcatatttaccaGTCCCACCTCAATCcctctccctcactcccctctAACCTAAATTTAGAACCTAATCAGTGGATAATAGAGATCTCCCactaatttaatctttacaattttAAGCCAATTTATTCCCATATATTAAAGTTATAATGGCTAAATGTTAAAACAGTATGGAATAAACTCTGCAAGTAAGCAGGAGTTTGATTGCCCAGACTTCATGttgattttcctttttgctttttcctgTAGTCCAGTAATTCAGAAACCTTACTGTACCAGGCTGTGTATTACAAAACACATATGCTTGATATAATGGTTTTAAGAGCTTTTCAAGGGACATTTTGCCTATACCCAATGTCGAACCCATTCTCTAAGAGTCAGCTCCACATATTACACATATGTAAGCAAGCTGTACAAACAGGTAATTTTCATAAAGCACCTGTATTTACATAGCTGATATTAAAAGTTATATAGTTGATCCTATAGATAGGTCAGTGATAAGCATGTAGTAGGTATGCTACTTTTGCTACATGATtatactttttaatcttttttactCTAGTAGctaggtatttattttaatgcCTATTGGAAAATACACTGAATAAATGAAAGCTGTATTTTTTGGATATTATTGCTTAAGACAGGGTCCAAAAAAGCTACCATATTTGATTGGCTCTCATATACATTGATCTTGCTGATGTTGGACTGTGTCTTAAAATTGGTGTCAGATCATAGCTTACCGGGTAGCATTTTTTTCTCAGTGGTACATAAAATGATGTGTCTTACAGTCTATAGCATCTCATATtcagaaataaagtatataatcttaaatttttaattcaatgCAAACAAAACCAGTAACCcatatttcatgtaaatgtgTGAATATGGCAAATATCTTGAAGGTGTTATACAAATAACTGACATTTGGCAAGCATAAAATAgtctatttttaaacaaaatactaATCGTGCTTTGTATATAGTTTTGTATTTGTACTTATGTTTCATGAGCATTTGCCTCTTCtaaatatttggaagcattttaaTGGATAGTCAAGTACATAAAtcattatttaaacatttccttATTGTTTAACACTTAAAGATTATTtctagttatttatatttttagcatttaaattattaatttaccAAGCTACAAATAGATTAAactgaaaaattgaaaaactgaaaaatttctgaTTTGTGAATAAAACAGAGCATTTGATGGAGTTTTAACTCTTTTTTCCCATGTAATCCTTCAGATTTCATCCCAAATAATAGATTCCTTGACTACAAGGAATCCTTACTATCCACAAATTTTAATTCCAGTTTTAAGGAGATTCGTTTAACATGGTCGTTTTCTAGTCCTAATTAAGTCCCAGATAAGTGCCTGTACTAATCTGATTTTGTCACAATTTTTTTATCAGATTTTTACATTTTGGTGAATATTATTTTGGTGAATATTTAGTAAGATATTTGATAATAGCCAATATCTCTAtgaccaggcactattctaaatgcattttactttttgattTACTTATCACAAAAATGTTACGAAATGGGTACTCATAgtcccatttttaaatgaattaataggcTTAACAGACAGAGATGTTAAGCTACTTACCCAAAGTCATACAGCACATATTTGGGCAGAGCTGGGTAATAGAAATCAAAATCAGGCTGATCTCTGGAGTATATAGGCTTTTGTCTATTCTGCTATACTGCCTCCCAGAATAAACTCTAGGTATGATACCATCTACATCAAAATCATACTTCCATATGCTTTTTTCCCCATATCATAACCAGTGCTTCCAAAAAAGGTATATAGACATATGttagagaatttaaaatagaagGGTGGTAGATGTTTATATGTATttagttcttttagttcatctaaTTGTAAGCTCTtatgaaaaattttgaaacagACCATTCATGAGAAGATAGATGCATTACCTAAAAAGGACACAATATTTTTCACTTTGGAGCTGTCTGTATTTCTGAAGAGGTTTGAGGATATCAGCCTCTGTTAGGGTATCTCCTTCAATATGAAGACATAATTTAGATATTCTGGGCTACATATGGGCctcattttatagtattttagtAAAGGGTAGAGAAATTGAATATTcttaaataaacacatttcaaaTGTAGTTTGTATACTTTTCATACCTCCATTGAGTTACTAGTATATCAAAATACTGGAGTATGTAAATTCCTAAAATTGTCATCCATAACTCTTCAAATTCCATTCATATCACTACCCTTTCTTCTGTCATCACTAAAAAATGCCAACCAGAATCTTAAAGGGTTCTATTTAGTGCCTAGATAAGATCTAGGTTAACTAGATCCAAAACAATAGAAACTGTCAGCAAATGCAAGTTTATTTCAGTATACACCTATATAGCAGTATATACCTTTTGAAAGATACAAGTTAATCACAAGACAACAAGTTTAGTACCTGGggatttgttttattcattctcgcttttcatttttgctttttaaatagaacagtttatctttgattttagtaaattttcatgacatatgaattttttctcttactttgTATTTAGGCTCCACCTCAGTAGTTTGACAAAGGTAGAATGAGTTCATTTTGAGTCAAAACCATAAAAGTTACTTTGTATAGACATTGGTTAGAATCTATGACATTTAACCTTTCCTCTGGTAAGGTTTCAGGAAGTCTGGTGCATTTTTATCAGAATAATTGTTTGACTTAAGTagcaattatttgtttatataaaattcatatgtagaAAGTTGTCAATTTTTACCTAAAGTCACAGTAAATATTTGACTTAATACCTAAAAAGCAATTAatagaattttcaaaataattatttctagtttGGAAGCAGTCCTATTTGATGTATAAAAGATATATCCAATGTATAGTAAAGGAAAAAACTTTATAAAGGAgttgaatttttaatgtttttcctgttattttaagTTGCATGTATTTTAAAGCTCTGTGTATTCTTTCCATAATCAAAGTTGTTAGCAAATGCCAGATGAATActatttaagtaaaaaaaaaatgcttctctaCAAACTGATACTCCGGAAAATGTTACATCTTCTAAATCATACAGCTGATATTACCCTTATCTTTGTTGTCCCCTCTCCTACTGGACGTGAAGTTTCCGGTGCTAATATGACCTTCAAGTAGGCTGTTGAGAAGCATTCTCTCACTTTCAGTTGCAGCACTAGTGAATGGAAtgcttcccccttccctcctttaCAGTCCTGTTCTTATGGTTAGAATTTCTCCTACTACACAAACACTTCCCAGTGCTCTTTGCTTGTCCCTTAAAAGTGGGTCTTTCTCAAAGTTGGGATTTTAGAGTCCTTTTTGCAGCCTTTCTGACAAGGAATATCTGTTCACTAACAAGCAACCTATCTGTCCAATCCAGTAATTCCATTTCCTGCAAAACCGCATTGTAAGTGCCTTTCCCCAGCCCCCCATGTTCTTAATAACCTGGAAATTTTAACTCATTTCTTTACCCTCCAAAATATAAAATCTCTGGTTCACTAATTGGGTCAAAGACAGtctttttagaactttttttctccctgaagTAGTATAGTACTGAGGCATTAAAACAGGAGTAACTGGAAGATCACCTATTTCCCAAGCAGCTTTCATAGCTAAGAGCAGACTGCAAGTATATGTACTAGTTACAAAATGAAAGTTATAATCTATCTgatttaaaatctaaatttctaTTCTGAATTAAATGATTTAGTACAGGttgttttctgtattgttttagtaACCCTCCCTCATTGTAGAATTTGTAATCAACCTTCGTCATAAATACACATGCCAaactattagaaaataatttgccaGATGAATGGATAGGGTAATGTATTAAGAGTGAGACAGCAGTTCTGAGCCCCTGGCTGGAGTCTAGTAGAGGAAGTGCCAGAAGATCAAGATCAACATAAACTTTCAGATGTAATTAAAACATATCATCTAAGTCAGTATTCAAATTTGTCATGCTGAATCTCTTTGAAGACAAGAACTGCTCTTCTGGTTACTCCCAAAATACCTGTACATATTCTAGTTCTGActgttaaataattataaattggtATTTGCTAGGTAGATAAAAGACATTCTGAAACATTTCTATTTGTACTTTTCCAATAAACTTGACTATCAAGATGGGAACTAAACAGCTTACTGTGTCttataaaaaatactttgttgtctgaagtaaatgaaatagttcaaaattaacaaaacaactagaactgtgctttttttctttaaggtcTAATGCATGTGCACAATAAACTTGTGGATCCACTATTCAGTATGAAAGATGGAAATTGAAGGAGAATGGAGCAAAATTCTGCTTGAATGAACAGAGCACTTTTTACTAAGTAGTAGATGAATTTTCAGCTATGCAATATGATAAAACATGGGAAATTTTGAAGACTGTCATTTTTTCATTTGAGTATCTATGTTAAACATTccataatttgaatatttatatctTGTACTTGGGTTTAAGAGAAGTAGCTGGCTCTCAAGATTGGCTGTTATAAAGTATTGAAGTCACATAGCCACTTATAAACAGCATAGAAATGTCTGCCcgtttaaaaagtcattttaaaggtAGAGTGTACACATCAGGTGCCATTTGTGATATGACTCCAGTggcatatatttcattttttaatgacatGACACTCCAAACCTTTCAGATCAAACTGTCATTGCAGACCTTCACTTTTGGAATGCGATCTTCATATTTTCTGTGCATCACACACATGCTTTTCTGCACGTGGTTGCCTTAGTCATCTTCCTACAGCACTATCTAGACATCAAAAATTGTGCTATATATCGT
The window above is part of the Chlorocebus sabaeus isolate Y175 chromosome 27, mChlSab1.0.hap1, whole genome shotgun sequence genome. Proteins encoded here:
- the GNPDA2 gene encoding glucosamine-6-phosphate deaminase 2 isoform X1; the protein is MRLVILDNYDLASEWAAKYICNRIIQFKPGQDRYFTLGLPTGSTPLGCYKKLIEYHKNGHLSFKYVKTFNMDEYVGLPRNHPESYHSYMWNNFFKHIDIDPNNAHILDGNAADLQAECDAFEKKIKEAGGIDLFVGGIGPDGHIAFNEPGSSLVSRTRLKTLAMDTILANAKYFDGDLSKVPTMALTVGVGTVMDAREVMILITGAHKAFALYKAIEEGVNHMWTVSAFQQHPRTIFVCDEDATLELRVKTVKYFKGLMHVHNKLVDPLFSMKDGN
- the GNPDA2 gene encoding glucosamine-6-phosphate deaminase 2 isoform X2; this encodes MDEYVGLPRNHPESYHSYMWNNFFKHIDIDPNNAHILDGNAADLQAECDAFEKKIKEAGGIDLFVGGIGPDGHIAFNEPGSSLVSRTRLKTLAMDTILANAKYFDGDLSKVPTMALTVGVGTVMDAREVMILITGAHKAFALYKAIEEGVNHMWTVSAFQQHPRTIFVCDEDATLELRVKTVKYFKGLMHVHNKLVDPLFSMKDGN